One Turneriella parva DSM 21527 genomic region harbors:
- a CDS encoding Ig-like domain-containing protein, which yields MRTSKFPSLIVFCASTLLIPYCKGNPALKFSNGTDGIVAAPDANNVAAVISAENGGVIQLQNMRLTIPAGALERDTEINAEWTDVSAPAFDGATKMGHGVKFSPEGLQFQKPVEAEFCFSSAEFSTRNLNEKSAQVYYADDEGELVGMSGFVDTNRHCVTGSLEHFSVYIPAAQLLGVGNTQPNVSGANFLPSGATIMAGLPVRVRTTITDFNTGSTPGTIVSAFLIYCRTGDASCSLTPASATNKVPLQPDTTDAGVANRYFATIPESFVTLAGFRYRFVATDQVGVTRQTGIGTRSVTRTATALRFNPPAPFNISAGFVRNLTLQANDGTAWRNIAADNFSISGGIGTVSRSGSSTVQLAAVTKGVGSINATAGAFTASVPVNVLTGMLTHIELMDNNQVIITNPINMAAGQTYAFDALGYDAFGNTAVINPTFTVQGGVGTVSAAAVFTASGTAPLTGTVTSTIGGISDTVAINVYTQPTVVSTNPADGAVGIAANTPIAVIFSEPMAPATLVASTTSGCSGSIQISSDNFLSCIAVVSAAPSMSAAGTVATFQPLLPLASGNVYQIRVTTAAQSVNLINLSLYTSDTGISPSVNNAGNAIWAQSVAAGNGYSGFWATATDSAGNVYAAGLQAGNLSYTYGSQVVTGVSTNVNAVLVKYDSTGVPQWARTVDAGGSYSLFQALTVDTTGHIYVAGIQHGTSTFIYGGQSVSGGSTLSNAVIVKYDTSGTALWARSVGVTSGGQTEFRGLTVDGASNIFAVGYQFGNGVYTYGSQSLAGAVGGWNNAVLVKYDASGTALWARSVSAGASHSQFNGVTVDISGNNVYAAGYQRGTSLFNYGGAAAAGLSLIGNALLVKYDAAGVALWAQASGAATSDAAEFGSVTLDSSGNIYVAGKQQGTATVNYGGQTVSGVNAGLNSVLIKYDVAGNALWGFGATSGGDWSQFASVQTDPNGNVFVAGYQQGTGSFAYGGQSIAGSAAAANAVLLKLNSAGVVLWARTTSSGTGSSRFNSLTSDSVGNIYAAGFQLGASQVIYGTQPAVGAYASGNNTVIVKYQ from the coding sequence ATGAGAACGTCAAAATTTCCATCGCTGATTGTATTTTGTGCATCTACGCTTCTAATCCCATATTGCAAGGGCAATCCTGCCTTAAAATTTTCCAACGGTACTGACGGCATTGTCGCTGCGCCAGATGCCAATAACGTAGCGGCGGTTATCAGCGCTGAGAACGGCGGCGTCATTCAATTGCAAAACATGCGTCTGACAATACCTGCCGGAGCCTTAGAACGTGATACGGAAATTAACGCCGAATGGACTGATGTCTCAGCACCTGCATTTGATGGGGCGACTAAAATGGGGCATGGCGTCAAGTTTTCGCCTGAAGGTTTGCAGTTTCAAAAGCCCGTCGAGGCAGAATTCTGTTTTTCTTCCGCTGAGTTTTCAACCAGAAATCTCAATGAGAAAAGCGCACAAGTATATTATGCCGATGACGAAGGCGAACTTGTTGGCATGAGCGGTTTCGTCGATACGAACCGACATTGCGTGACGGGTAGTCTGGAGCATTTTTCAGTCTATATTCCAGCAGCGCAATTATTGGGCGTTGGCAATACGCAACCTAACGTCTCAGGAGCAAATTTTCTGCCATCGGGCGCGACAATCATGGCGGGACTTCCGGTGAGAGTTCGGACAACCATTACAGATTTTAACACCGGCAGTACGCCCGGTACCATTGTTAGCGCCTTTTTAATTTATTGCCGCACAGGCGATGCTTCGTGCAGCTTGACACCTGCATCTGCAACCAACAAAGTTCCATTGCAACCTGATACTACCGATGCGGGCGTAGCTAACAGGTATTTTGCTACAATTCCTGAATCGTTTGTAACGCTTGCCGGTTTTCGTTATCGTTTCGTTGCGACCGATCAGGTTGGCGTTACACGACAAACCGGGATTGGCACTCGCTCGGTTACCCGAACAGCAACTGCTTTGCGTTTTAACCCGCCTGCACCTTTCAATATCAGCGCGGGTTTTGTTCGCAATCTGACATTGCAGGCGAATGACGGTACCGCCTGGCGCAACATTGCGGCTGATAACTTCAGTATTTCAGGCGGCATTGGTACTGTCTCACGCTCTGGCTCATCAACCGTGCAACTGGCTGCCGTGACCAAGGGGGTAGGCAGCATAAATGCAACCGCTGGTGCATTTACAGCATCGGTGCCCGTAAATGTTCTGACGGGTATGCTGACGCACATTGAACTGATGGACAACAATCAGGTCATCATCACGAACCCTATCAACATGGCTGCAGGCCAAACATACGCGTTCGATGCTCTCGGGTACGACGCTTTCGGGAATACAGCAGTTATCAACCCTACGTTCACAGTGCAAGGTGGCGTCGGAACCGTCAGTGCAGCCGCAGTATTCACGGCATCTGGCACTGCGCCATTGACGGGTACCGTGACTTCGACGATTGGCGGGATATCTGATACCGTTGCCATCAACGTTTATACGCAGCCGACGGTAGTCAGCACCAATCCGGCCGATGGAGCGGTGGGTATAGCGGCAAATACGCCCATTGCCGTAATATTTTCTGAGCCAATGGCGCCCGCCACACTTGTAGCATCCACGACTTCGGGGTGCTCGGGTTCTATTCAAATTTCTTCAGATAATTTCCTAAGCTGTATCGCTGTCGTTTCAGCGGCTCCTTCAATGTCGGCGGCGGGTACTGTCGCCACTTTTCAGCCATTACTGCCCTTAGCGTCGGGAAATGTTTATCAAATTCGGGTTACTACTGCGGCTCAGAGCGTGAACTTAATTAATCTGAGTCTGTATACCTCAGACACCGGTATCTCGCCGAGCGTAAATAATGCTGGAAATGCCATTTGGGCACAGAGTGTCGCAGCTGGCAATGGTTATTCCGGTTTCTGGGCGACAGCGACAGATTCGGCTGGCAATGTTTATGCGGCGGGTCTTCAGGCTGGGAATCTATCATATACCTATGGTAGTCAGGTAGTTACGGGTGTTTCCACAAACGTCAATGCCGTTTTGGTCAAATATGATTCAACCGGAGTGCCACAATGGGCGCGAACGGTAGATGCGGGTGGTAGTTACTCCTTATTTCAGGCATTGACTGTCGATACGACAGGCCATATCTATGTTGCGGGTATCCAACACGGCACCAGCACATTCATTTACGGTGGTCAGAGCGTTTCCGGCGGGTCAACCCTATCCAATGCTGTGATAGTCAAGTATGATACATCTGGTACTGCGCTATGGGCCAGAAGTGTGGGCGTAACCAGCGGTGGTCAGACTGAATTTCGCGGCCTAACAGTCGATGGCGCCAGCAATATTTTTGCCGTGGGATATCAGTTCGGAAATGGTGTCTATACCTATGGCAGCCAATCTTTAGCCGGGGCAGTTGGCGGTTGGAATAATGCCGTGCTCGTAAAGTACGATGCATCTGGCACTGCCTTGTGGGCACGCAGCGTGTCTGCCGGGGCAAGTCATTCGCAATTTAACGGTGTGACCGTAGATATTTCAGGCAATAATGTCTACGCCGCAGGTTACCAGAGAGGTACAAGTTTGTTCAATTACGGCGGCGCCGCAGCAGCCGGGCTATCGTTGATTGGAAACGCCTTATTGGTAAAATACGACGCGGCAGGTGTAGCGCTTTGGGCGCAGGCTTCTGGTGCTGCAACCAGCGATGCTGCGGAGTTCGGTTCCGTGACTCTCGACTCTTCGGGAAATATTTATGTCGCGGGTAAACAACAGGGTACTGCCACAGTCAACTATGGGGGGCAAACCGTTAGCGGTGTGAACGCCGGTTTGAACAGTGTCTTGATAAAATATGATGTCGCTGGAAATGCGCTTTGGGGCTTTGGCGCAACTTCAGGGGGCGATTGGAGTCAGTTTGCATCAGTTCAGACTGACCCTAATGGGAATGTATTTGTTGCGGGGTACCAGCAAGGTACAGGCTCATTTGCGTATGGCGGTCAGAGCATAGCTGGTTCAGCAGCAGCTGCGAATGCAGTACTTCTGAAATTGAACTCCGCTGGGGTTGTTCTTTGGGCGCGGACAACTAGCTCAGGCACCGGATCATCCAGATTTAATTCTCTCACTTCAGACAGTGTAGGCAACATTTATGCCGCAGGCTTTCAACTCGGCGCAAGCCAAGTAATATACGGCACTCAGCCAGCGGTCGGTGCATACGCATCAGGAAACAACACGGTAATTGTTAAATATCAATAA
- a CDS encoding C40 family peptidase — protein MQRIKSKLKRPKYKFWLAFTSAAALLLVEVVPRTSVHATKTAAATRLPTESQIRDAVVRGAQSYLNLPYKFGGASPTGFDCSGLVLYLYNQHGFTMPHGVIYMRPTLKLTRNPKKGDVIFFLNDNNIAGHVGIYIDEERFIHAPKEGAVIRYEKLKHPYWKKRFVEIRSVI, from the coding sequence CAGCGAATCAAATCAAAGCTCAAGCGGCCCAAATACAAGTTTTGGCTGGCTTTCACCTCTGCGGCAGCCCTGCTGCTGGTTGAAGTTGTACCACGCACGAGTGTGCACGCGACCAAGACTGCAGCGGCGACACGGCTACCGACTGAATCGCAGATACGCGACGCAGTGGTGCGCGGCGCGCAGAGCTACCTCAACCTGCCCTATAAATTTGGCGGCGCCTCGCCGACAGGCTTCGATTGCAGCGGACTCGTGCTCTACCTCTACAACCAGCACGGCTTCACGATGCCGCACGGTGTCATTTATATGCGACCGACGCTGAAACTCACGCGCAACCCCAAAAAAGGCGATGTCATTTTCTTTCTGAACGACAACAACATCGCGGGCCATGTCGGCATCTACATCGACGAAGAGCGTTTTATCCATGCGCCCAAAGAAGGTGCGGTGATTCGCTACGAAAAGCTCAAGCATCCGTATTGGAAGAAACGTTTCGTTGAAATTCGTTCGGTGATCTGA
- a CDS encoding NlpC/P60 family protein, whose product MSTETQIRDAGASGAQSYLNLPYKFAGASPTGLDCRGLVLYLYNQHGLTMPHGAIYMRPMLKLTRNPKKRRDFLFER is encoded by the coding sequence GTGTCGACTGAAACCCAGATTCGCGATGCTGGGGCGAGCGGTGCGCAGAGTTACCTCAACCTGCCCTACAAATTCGCCGGCGCATCGCCAACAGGTTTAGATTGCAGGGGGCTGGTGCTTTACCTCTATAACCAGCACGGCCTTACAATGCCCCATGGCGCAATCTACATGCGTCCGATGCTGAAACTCACGCGTAACCCCAAAAAACGACGTGATTTTCTTTTTGAACGATAA